The following are encoded in a window of Sutcliffiella horikoshii genomic DNA:
- a CDS encoding sporulation protein: MLKKVMSYLNIGSPHVDLVLDKNKLNPGEKVTGAFHVEGGWAKQHIKRLECDLVKEFQGDLVETVDAVTTILMSKSMDANDKAEYPFCYQLPAPLEPSTEHISYRLNTRLIFQDDVKSIDHDEIVVLGRETIKA, encoded by the coding sequence ATGTTAAAAAAAGTAATGAGCTACTTAAATATAGGTTCTCCCCATGTTGATTTAGTTCTTGATAAAAATAAACTAAATCCCGGTGAAAAAGTGACAGGAGCCTTTCATGTGGAAGGCGGCTGGGCAAAACAACACATCAAAAGATTGGAATGTGACCTTGTAAAGGAATTTCAAGGAGATTTGGTTGAAACGGTGGATGCTGTAACGACCATACTCATGTCCAAAAGCATGGACGCAAATGATAAGGCAGAATATCCATTTTGCTATCAGCTTCCCGCTCCTTTAGAACCATCTACTGAACATATAAGCTATCGTTTGAATACACGACTGATCTTTCAGGATGATGTGAAGAGCATTGATCATGATGAAATAGTTGTTCTAGGACGAGAAACAATCAAGGCCTGA
- a CDS encoding amidase, whose protein sequence is MKREEYKKYDGLGLAELVKKKEVKPIELLEMAVSEIETQNPQLNAVIHRMYEQARAAAEIVPIGQFAGVPILLKDIGQEIKSEPKTLGSRALSKYRSKIDSEYVSRLRKSGFQFLGQTNVPEFGLMAITEPVAYGAARNPWKLTHTPGGSSGGSAAAVASGMVPIAGANDGGGSIRIPAAYCGLFGLKPTRGRTPVGPQLGRFWQGAAVEHVLTRTVRDSAAILDELKGEEKGAAFSIPDYDGSYLDILQQPVEKKLRIAYSTKSPIVTEVDPDCVEAVKKTLEYLESEGHSIEEIDAPVDGKKVATSYLSLYFGEVSAMIAALEEILGRKATVNDVEPATWLLGLIGKSMSAQEFVLNMREWDVAAYAMEEFHDTYDFYITPATAFPPAKIGDHKLKPLESIALQVTGKLGSATLLKKMGIVEQLVQESLKRVPFTQLANLTGQPAMSLPVHVTEEGLPIGVQFMAGRGKEDLLLQMAGQIEKAELWVGMEELLFIAAK, encoded by the coding sequence TTGAAGAGGGAAGAATACAAAAAATATGACGGACTTGGACTGGCAGAATTGGTCAAAAAGAAGGAAGTCAAACCCATTGAACTGTTAGAAATGGCGGTCAGTGAAATTGAGACGCAAAATCCCCAACTGAATGCGGTTATCCATAGGATGTACGAGCAGGCAAGAGCTGCTGCAGAAATTGTTCCAATAGGGCAATTTGCAGGAGTTCCAATTCTATTAAAAGATATAGGTCAGGAAATAAAAAGTGAACCGAAAACGCTGGGATCTAGAGCTCTAAGCAAATATAGATCAAAAATAGACTCTGAATATGTTAGTCGGTTAAGGAAAAGTGGCTTTCAATTTTTAGGGCAAACAAATGTACCGGAGTTTGGTTTAATGGCCATAACAGAACCTGTTGCATACGGAGCTGCAAGAAATCCCTGGAAACTTACTCACACCCCTGGTGGTTCAAGTGGCGGATCGGCTGCGGCGGTAGCGTCAGGGATGGTTCCAATTGCCGGGGCAAACGATGGAGGAGGCTCCATTCGTATTCCAGCAGCTTACTGTGGGCTGTTTGGGTTAAAGCCTACGAGAGGAAGGACCCCTGTAGGGCCGCAACTTGGCCGTTTTTGGCAGGGGGCAGCAGTTGAACATGTGCTTACACGCACCGTAAGAGATAGCGCGGCTATCTTGGATGAGTTAAAGGGAGAAGAAAAAGGAGCGGCATTTTCCATCCCCGATTATGATGGCAGCTACTTGGATATCCTGCAACAACCAGTAGAGAAAAAGCTCCGAATTGCTTACTCTACTAAATCACCAATTGTTACAGAAGTAGATCCTGACTGTGTAGAAGCGGTCAAGAAAACGTTGGAGTATTTAGAATCAGAAGGTCATAGTATAGAAGAAATCGATGCACCAGTAGATGGGAAAAAAGTTGCCACAAGCTATCTCTCCCTCTACTTTGGAGAAGTCAGCGCCATGATTGCTGCTCTTGAGGAGATACTAGGGAGAAAAGCGACGGTGAATGATGTGGAGCCTGCGACTTGGCTGCTTGGTCTAATCGGAAAGTCCATGTCTGCCCAAGAATTCGTCCTCAATATGAGGGAGTGGGATGTGGCTGCATATGCTATGGAAGAATTCCATGATACCTATGATTTTTATATAACTCCTGCGACAGCCTTCCCACCTGCGAAAATTGGTGATCATAAGCTAAAGCCGCTTGAAAGCATTGCCCTTCAAGTGACGGGGAAATTGGGATCTGCCACGCTCCTAAAGAAAATGGGCATCGTGGAACAACTCGTGCAAGAAAGTTTAAAGAGAGTCCCTTTTACGCAGCTTGCGAATTTGACAGGGCAGCCAGCAATGTCGTTGCCGGTGCATGTAACAGAGGAAGGTCTCCCTATAGGTGTCCAGTTCATGGCAGGGCGCGGGAAAGAAGACCTGCTCTTGCAGATGGCAGGGCAGATAGAAAAAGCTGAGCTTTGGGTAGGTATGGAAGAGTTACTTTTCATTGCTGCAAAATAG
- a CDS encoding vWA domain-containing protein: MNKNLTEIIFLMDRSGSMSGLEKDTIGGFNSFLERQCRHEGETLVTAVLFDDEVETLWNGVDARNVTLTREDYYVRGTTSLLDAIGRTILDVGNRLSRTEKALRPGNVIFVITTDGMENSSVEFTYPRVKELIRHQEEKYSWQFIFMGANIDVAKEAENLGIHEDQAFNFEATNEGVEMMYENVCEIISEKRIQVIED, translated from the coding sequence ATGAATAAAAACTTAACTGAGATTATTTTTCTAATGGACAGAAGCGGGTCAATGAGCGGCCTGGAAAAGGACACGATTGGAGGATTCAACTCATTTCTAGAGAGGCAATGCAGACATGAAGGAGAGACACTTGTCACCGCCGTTCTTTTCGACGATGAAGTGGAAACTCTGTGGAACGGTGTGGATGCGAGGAATGTTACGTTAACAAGAGAAGACTATTACGTTAGAGGCACCACCTCCCTTTTGGACGCAATCGGAAGAACAATATTGGACGTAGGAAACCGTTTATCACGTACTGAAAAAGCTTTAAGACCAGGAAATGTAATCTTCGTCATTACTACTGACGGTATGGAGAATTCAAGCGTAGAGTTCACCTATCCGAGAGTAAAGGAGTTAATTCGTCACCAAGAAGAAAAGTACAGTTGGCAGTTCATCTTCATGGGAGCGAACATTGATGTTGCAAAGGAAGCAGAGAACTTGGGGATACACGAGGATCAAGCATTTAACTTTGAAGCTACCAACGAAGGCGTGGAGATGATGTATGAAAATGTCTGTGAGATCATATCTGAGAAAAGGATACAAGTAATAGAAGATTGA